One Pichia kudriavzevii chromosome 3, complete sequence genomic window carries:
- a CDS encoding uncharacterized protein (PKUD0C00710; similar to Saccharomyces cerevisiae YLR040C; ancestral locus Anc_2.398) yields MVIRVLLFAFLCAVSSTEIITTTLDSAGEKTAAVVEQEDFIKAIMRDALASQDKYASVMTEKSMEVPPELLQFLLALDNVEITDFPTASFADHFPFDEFATFVTNFPWYSSYLTENGLTSFKQPSDFSTIVITQGKDDYTSLSTDSFTPAASSTFPIVPHKTTANQKISETTAVTGISSTNITPNSSSSSSSSSSSSTPFSATTITTIHLKTPNEAGHTVPPLPSVLVLFLLALFC; encoded by the coding sequence ATGGTTATAAGAGTGTTGTTGTTTGCGTTCCTCTGTGCTGTCTCTAGCACTGAGATAATCACCACCACCCTCGACTCAGCAGGGGAGAAAACAGCTGCCGTTGTGGAGCAAGAGGATTTCATCAAAGCCATTATGAGAGACGCATTGGCCAGCCAAGACAAGTATGCATCCGTAATGACAGAGAAAAGCATGGAGGTTCCTCCCGAACTACTGCAGTTTCTACTTGCCCTAGACAATGTAGAGATTACAGATTTCCCAACGGCCAGTTTTGCCGACCATTTCCCCTTTGACGAGTTTGCTACTTTTGTCACCAATTTCCCCTGGTACTCTAGTTATTTGACCGAGAATGGGCTAACTTCATTTAAACAACCAAGcgatttttcaacaatagtCATTACACAAGGTAAAGATGATTATACCTCATTGTCAACTGACTCGTTCACCCCtgctgcttcttcaacattcCCAATTGTTCCACATAAGACCACTGccaaccaaaaaatatcagaaaCCACAGCAGTTACAGGAATTTCCTCCACTAATATCACCCCAAactcctcttcttcttcttcttcttcttcttcttcttctaccCCATTCTCTGCTACTACTATTACCACCattcatttgaaaacaccaaaTGAAGCAGGGCACACGGTACCGCCTCTTCCATCAGTTCTTGTTTTATTCCTCCTGGCTCTGTTTTGCTAG
- a CDS encoding uncharacterized protein (PKUD0C00720), translating to MTHVTEEETPHGRHMGVTDVIMMIVQRIIGSGIFAVSSMIYRDVGGSPALFFLVWLISGYSSYAGLMCFSELGSVIPRSGGLKVFLPIIYEKPYMMINVVFGIFIVIFGSIIANVMIFGEYLLYALGYPDGEFMDTYYRPIGFAFLTLVSIMLLISTKFVVRLQTITGILKIILLCAVSLMGLTVLILPSRVTHIPNNLHAKDFFSIKTQVTVGSFTSAVMKGIFSFNGWHTIHNVLGEIKDPVKTMRIAAPLSIFLINLCYFLINITYLIVIPSDELLEIDEMVGLVLFEKFFGDSFGKIILSALIAFSVGGNIVTVLYHISRINQEIFREGFLPFSKMGATNYPFKTPIGSLLVPFVITTSFLLIPTSSSIFNYTINMESYPTQIFFGLACFGIIILRKRSPDIIPSIKASYFDIGFMIIFSVAMFLGPLIKPDQSQFPGLPNYAYTSIVILLLCMLYWLLMFKLVPRLLNYRLEKHEETLYDGLTITKWEKIKDVNSTYEPISDV from the coding sequence ATGACACACGTAACTGAGGAAGAAACACCGCATGGACGCCATATGGGTGTCACGGATGTCATTATGATGATTGTCCAACGGATCATTGGGTCTGGAATTTTTGCCGTATCTTCCATGATATACAGGGATGTTGGGGGTTCCCCagctttgtttttcctaGTATGGCTTATCTCAGGATACTCGAGCTATGCAGGACTTATGTGCTTCTCCGAATTGGGGTCAGTCATCCCTAGAAGCGGTGGGTTGAAGGTTTTTCTTCCTATAATCTACGAAAAACCTTATATGATGATAAATGTGGTGTTTGGGatcttcattgttatttttggGTCTATCATTGCCAATGTCATGATATTTGGTGAGTATTTACTTTATGCTCTGGGCTATCCAGATGGTGAGTTTATGGATACCTACTATAGACCCATTGGCTTTGCATTCTTGACCCTAGTGAGTATcatgttgttgatatcaacTAAATTTGTGGTTAGACTACAGACAATCACGGGTATTCTGAAAATCATCCTATTATGTGCCGTTTCTTTGATGGGGTTAACAGTATTGATTTTACCTTCTAGGGTGACGCATATACCTAACAATTTACATGCAAAGGATTTCTTTTCTATAAAAACTCAGGTCACTGTGGGTTCCTTCACCTCTGCCGTCATGAAGGGGatcttctccttcaatGGCTGGCATACCATCCACAACGTTTTGGGTGAAATTAAAGACCCTGTGAAAACAATGAGAATAGCAGCGCCGTTGTCTATCTTTCTTATCAATCTATGTTATTTTCTAATCAACATAACATATCTAATTGTTATACCATCTGACGAGCTACTGGAAATAGACGAAATGGTGGGACTTGTGttgtttgaaaagttttttgGCGATTCATTTGGCAAGATCATATTGTCTGCATTGATTGCCTTCTCTGTTGGGGGCAATATCGTTACTGTTCTTTACCATATTTCCAGAATCAACCAAGAAATCTTTAGGGAGGGATTCTTGCCATTCAGTAAAATGGGTGCAACAAATTACCCCTTCAAAACTCCAATCGGATCATTGTTGGTACCATTTGTTATAACTACATCATTTTTATTAATACCAACATCGTCAagtattttcaattataCAATTAACATGGAAAGTTACCCAACACAAATATTCTTTGGTCTTGCCTGTTTTGGTATCATTATTCTAAGGAAACGGTCGCCAGATATTATCCCAAGTATCAAAGCTTCCTATTTTGATATAGGTTTCATGATTATTTTCTCCGTTGCTATGTTCCTAGGTCCTTTGATCAAGCCAGACCAATCACAGTTTCCTGGACTACCAAACTACGCTTACACTTCAATAGTTATATTACTATTATGCATGTTGTACTGGCTACTCATGTTTAAACTAGTTCCGAGATTACTAAATTATCGTTTGGAAAAGCACGAGGAAACTCTTTATGACGGCTTAACCATCACTAAATgggaaaaaatcaaagatgtTAATTCCACCTATGAACCGATCTCAGATGTGTGA
- a CDS encoding uncharacterized protein (PKUD0C00750) translates to MPLHKQDNTHKIAAARAAKNQENAGDSSHAVRKIFSSETMKADGVVTERKALNAKSSNTRSSYGGKDLNIVQKTHSSSVSGNTNKARKVIKKPFSIFPEAASTSNNSISAHDTTTLQRSYSQKEQSAGSNSSFNTLSRSSTFGSSSNYFADSGTYSKNSLKPTRRIKSQLTIGAENDIVAFFKNSKLQEQKQLGITDTKNTENKPELPLDEVTFTEDADDITSMKKILMERDSPVYQRTHKVNLHTLLSSSVDEDDVQETTFEYKDKGGGKVQDLETLILSRPNSTGDQRTDDLELEIVGHDKTNDRYNDSIPDCVLDGLYQPMSKDVLTNLWNDPTPASISAAAKFKDPLNLPKSWRETANEDILKINNEQTQEPVELELEFSDIDNDDDGSDIDLNEIADFYARKV, encoded by the coding sequence atgcCATTACACAAACAAGATAATACACATAAAATTGCAGCAGCACGTGCTGCCaaaaaccaagaaaatgCTGGAGACTCAAGTCATGCTGTCAGAAAGATCTTTTCTTCAGAAACTATGAAAGCCGACGGTGTCGTAACAGAAAGAAAAGCATTAAATGCCAAATCATCCAACACACGTAGCTCATATGGGGGGAAAGATTTAAACATTGTGCAGAAAACCCACTCCTCATCAGTAAGTGGCAATACCAATAAGGCCAGAAAGGTAATCAAAAAACCCTTCTCTATATTCCCCGAGGCGGCTTCTACGTCAAACAATTCTATATCTGCACACGATACAACCACCCTGCAAAGGTCGTACTCTCAGAAAGAGCAAAGTGCAGGTAGTAACTCTTCATTCAATACCCTATCCCGATCTTCTACTTTTGGATCGTCTTCCAATTATTTTGCAGATTCGGGTACGTATTCAAAGAACTCATTAAAACCCACTAGAAGAATAAAATCACAGCTTACAATAGGGGCCGAAAATGATATTGTTGCCTTTTTTAAGAACTCCAAATTGCAAGAACAGAAGCAGTTGGGGATAACCGATACCAAAAATACCGAAAATAAACCGGAACTACCGTTGGACGAGGTCACCTTCACAGAGGATGCTGATGATATCACttcaatgaagaagatcttAATGGAAAGAGACTCCCCAGTTTACCAGAGAACGCATAAAGTCAATTTACATACGTTATTATCGTCATCTGtggatgaagatgatgtgCAAGAGACTACATTTGAATACAAGGATAAAGGAGGCGGCAAAGTCCAAGATCTGGAAACCCTGATACTCTCTCGACCAAACTCCACTGGTGATCAGCGTACTGACGATTTAgaacttgaaattgtaGGCCATGACAAGACGAATGACAGATACAATGACAGCATTCCTGATTGTGTCCTAGATGGGCTCTACCAGCCAATGTCGAAAGATGTCCTTACAAATCTATGGAATGATCCAACGCCTGCTTCTATTTCAGCAGCtgcaaaattcaaagatcCGTTAAATCTTCCAAAGAGTTGGAGAGAAACAGCAAATGAggatattttgaagataaaTAACGAGCAAACTCAAGAGCCAGTGGAGCTAGAGCTAGAGTTTTCAGACATCGACAATGACGATGATGGATCCGATATCGATCTCAATGAAATCGCCGACTTCTATGCAAGGAAGGTATAA
- a CDS encoding uncharacterized protein (PKUD0C00740; similar to Saccharomyces cerevisiae YLR090W (XDJ1); ancestral locus Anc_8.264): MASLYEVLGVESSATEGEIRKAYRKLALKFHPDKVSPEERETSEIKFKEITEAYEILCDEDKRRDYDLGGSRREAPGYSFNDFEEFGGFGGGGFGGDFDADDFANFFGTNFNARRSGGNSSFNHPNVGELDIKFEINVTLKDLYFGKLIKKTYKRDTICIKCNGKGLRKNAVEIDCPACRGLGVVEEYRRMGGMAFVERVKCRQCDGKGKYSRPDDKCRKCKGSGTMKEECTCEFQIQRGSPNAGEVTINDMGHIKPNLPKGRAILKFTYTKDPKENELFHREGNDLYTKISVSLVDALCGFENEKLVQTLDHRWLNVKVPMGKVLKPGDCIVIKGEGMPIPGSMFNSSGDLFIGIEIIFPKDGWMVERGDRNRLMDILGHVENKPDANDNDQTDDEKSTPTVFQIKEKDAVPKSFNTYVNNTEVKTFGTGNDKGWFGGWFGW, translated from the coding sequence ATGGCTTCATTATACGAGGTTCTTGGGGTAGAGTCCTCCGCAACAGAGGGCGAAATCCGCAAGGCCTATAGGAAACTAGCGCTCAAATTTCATCCTGATAAAGTGTCTCCAGAGGAGAGAGAGACAAGTGAAATAaagttcaaagaaataaCTGAAGCGTATGAGATTTTATGTGATGAAGATAAGCGAAGAGACTATGACTTGGGTGGATCTAGAAGAGAAGCCCCAGGATATAGTTTCAACgattttgaagagtttgGCGGCTTTGGTGGAGGTGGGTTTGGTGGCGATTTTGATGCCGATGATTTTGCTAATTTCTTTGGAACTAACTTCAACGCTAGGAGATCAGGAGGGAACTCCAGTTTTAATCATCCAAATGTTGGTGAGCTAGAcattaaatttgaaattaacgTGACGTTAAAAGATCTCTATTTTGGGAAGCTAATCAAGAAAACGTACAAAAGAGATACAATCTGCATTAAATGTAACGGTAAAGGTTTACGAAAGAATGCAGTGGAAATTGACTGTCCAGCCTGTCGGGGACTCggtgttgttgaagaatacCGAAGAATGGGGGGTATGGCATTTGTTGAACGCGTCAAATGTAGACAATGTGATGGTAAGGGTAAGTATTCAAGGCCCGATGACAAATGTCGTAAATGCAAAGGTAGCGGCACTATGAAGGAAGAATGCACCtgtgaatttcaaatacagAGAGGCTCTCCAAATGCAGGTGAAGTTACGATAAATGATATGGGTCATATTAAACCTAATTTGCCTAAAGGCCGAGCAATATTGAAGTTTACCTATACCAAGGatccaaaggaaaatgagCTATTCCATAGAGAGGGCAATGATCTGTACACCAAGATTTCGGTGAGTTTGGTTGATGCATTATGCGGATttgaaaacgaaaaactAGTCCAAACCTTAGACCATAGGTGGTTGAACGTTAAAGTTCCAATGGGTAAAGTACTAAAGCCCGGCGATTGTATAGTTATCAAAGGTGAAGGTATGCCGATTCCAGGGTCCATGTTCAACTCATCCGGTGATCTCTTTATTGGTATAGAGATTATTTTCCCTAAAGACGGCTGGATGGTCGAGAGAGGGGATAGGAATAGATTGATGGACATCCTCGGACATGTGGAAAACAAGCCTGATGCTAATGATAATGACCAAAccgatgatgaaaaatcaactcCAACCgttttccaaatcaaagagaaagacGCCGTTCCAAAATCTTTTAATACCTACGTCAACAACACCGAAGTTAAAACTTTTGGAACAGGAAACGACAAAGGATGGTTTGGTGGCTGGTTTGGATGGTAA
- a CDS encoding uncharacterized protein (PKUD0C00730; similar to Saccharomyces cerevisiae YHL036W (MUP3); ancestral locus Anc_4.5), with the protein MTHVSREESPHGRHLGVTDVIMMIVQRIIGSGIFAVPSMIYKDVGGSPALFFLVWIIAGYSSYAGLMCYAELGSIIPRSGGLKAFLPVIYHKPYMMINVVYGTYILVFGSIVSNVIIFGEYFLSALGYSQGEFTKQHYKTVGIVFLGGLCLMLLIHTRFVVKLQTIMGIVKITLISSVSLIGIFVLALPSNEPKFTNNIHTSDFFTIKTQITIASFISAVMKAIFSCNGWQSIYNVLDEIKDPVRTMKIAAPSSIFLIQLCFFLINLTYLIIIPSDELLETDKLVGLVLFEKLFGNSLGRVILSSLIAFSVAGNITTGIYHSSRVNQEIFKEGFLPFSRTLVKNYPFKSSPGSLLLPLLITASFLFVPTTSSIFSYVINLDGYPSRFFFGLASYGILVLRRRKPDVVPGIKASNWEIGFIISLSTFMVLGPLLKPDNSRFPGLPNYTYVSLCLLGVCTLYWFFMFKIGPKLFHYELSEKHETLNDGMVITTWEKLKDTIPGTSYGSV; encoded by the coding sequence ATGACGCATGTAAGTAGAGAAGAAAGTCCACATGGGCGGCATTTGGGAGTTACTGATGTCATCATGATGATTGTCCAACGTATCATTGGGTCTGGGATCTTTGCTGTGCCATCGATGATCTACAAAGATGTTGGTGGTTCACCGGCActatttttcttggtttggATCATTGCAGGATATTCGAGTTATGCAGGCCTCATGTGTTATGCGGAGTTAGGGTCTATCATCCCTAGAAGTGGTGGTCTAAAGGCTTTTTTGCCAGTCATTTATCACAAGCCTTACATGATGATAAATGTAGTTTATGGAACTTacattcttgtttttgGTTCGATTGTTTCTAACGTCATTATTTTCGGTGAATACTTCTTGTCTGCTTTGGGGTACTCGCAGGGTGAGTTCACAAAGCAGCATTATAAGACGGTTGGTATAGTATTTTTAGGAGGGCTGTGTCTCATGTTACTGATTCACACAAGGTTCGTTGTTAAATTACAAACCATTATGGGTATTGTAAAAATCACCCTGATATCCTCCGTCTCCCTGATAGGAATTTTTGTGTTGGCGTTGCCTTCAAATGAACCCAAATTCACAAACAACATACACACTAGCGATTTTTTCACTATCAAGACCCAAATTACTATTGCGTCATTCATTTCCGCCGTCATGAAAGCTATATTTTCTTGTAATGGCTGGCAGTCAATTTATAATGTTCTTGATGAGATTAAAGATCCCGTTAgaacaatgaaaatagcTGCtccttcatcaatatttttgatacagttgtgttttttcttgattaACTTGACATACCTGATTATTATACCATCAGATGAACTGCTTGAAACTGATAAATTGGTAGGTCTTGTATTGTTTGAGAAACTTTTTGGTAACTCACTGGGCAGGGTGATCTTGTCCTCTCTAATTGCATTCTCTGTTGCTGGCAACATAACTACAGGGATCTATCATTCATCGAGAGTAAACCAAGAAATCTTCAAAGAGGGATTTCTACCATTCAGCAGGACTTTGGTAAAAAACTATCCGTTCAAGTCGTCCCCGGGATCTTTATTACTTCCTCTTCTAATTACAGCTTCATTTCTTTTCGTACCAACAACTTCGAGTATCTTCAGTTATGTTATTAATTTGGATGGTTACCCGTCTCGATTCTTTTTCGGTCTTGCATCCTACGGTATCCTGGTACTGAGGAGACGAAAACCTGACGTTGTTCCAGGAATAAAGGCTTCCAACTGGGAAATTGGATTCATAATATCACTCTCTACCTTTATGGTACTTGGTCCATTGCTTAAACCCGATAATTCACGGTTCCCCGGTTTACCCAACTACACCTACGTTTCACTGTGCCTATTGGGAGTGTGCACGTTGTACTGGTTTTTCATGTTCAAGATCGGTCCTAAATTGTTTCATTATGAACTTTCGGAAAAACATGAAACACTAAATGACGGTATGGTGATCACAACGTGGGAAAAACTTAAAGACACCATTCCTGGAACGTCGTACGGGTCTGTATAA
- a CDS encoding uncharacterized protein (PKUD0C00700; similar to Saccharomyces cerevisiae YLR314C (CDC3); ancestral locus Anc_4.38) has translation MTDVAVTQHMGELSLDAHSNQSSVHNLPLHSVIEDNKSNSSKIIRRKLNGYVGFANLPKQWHRKSIRRGFNFNLMVVGEKGLGKSTLVNTLFNRDLYDLNNSKAYQIDLDNTEDQIKIETLNTEIEENNVKLNLQVIDCTGFGDSIDHTNSVKPIIDEIDSRFDSYLEMETKINRSSLAIKDNRIHALLYFIEPTGHCLKPLDINFMKQVHEKVNLIPIIAKSDILTDLEVEDFKQKIVQDLQNQNIKFFSPKIYENDDQETRLTNNEIISKIPYAIVGSNQLIKLNDGRLVRGRSYPWGIVEVDNELHCDFVKLRQLLIRNSMEELKEITNKKLYENYRLEKLSKMGIKQDDSVFKEFDPVLKQEEEKRLHEAKLLNLEKQMKEIFQQKVSREEKKLQETEADLFSKHKEMRDKLLKQIKMLEDKKKELEASANFVDHSSQQHQIQQQIQQQQQQQQPTKTKKGFLRG, from the coding sequence ATGACGGACGTTGCAGTGACACAGCACATGGGCGAGCTCTCTCTCGATGCACATTCCAACCAATCTTCTGTCCACAATCTTCCACTGCATTCTGTAATTGAGGACAACAAAAGCAACAGTTCCAAAATCATCCGTAGGAAGCTCAATGGATACGTTGGCTTTGCAAACTTGCCTAAACAATGGCATAGAAAGTCGATCAGAAGGggcttcaatttcaaccTCATGGTTGTTGGTGAGAAAGGTCTTGGTAAATCGACACTTGTTAATACCCTATTCAACAGGGATTTATATGACTTGAATAATTCAAAAGCTTACCAAATCGACCTGGACAATACTGAGgaccaaatcaaaattgaaactcTCAATACTGAAATCGAGGAAAACAACGTTAAATTGAATTTACAAGTGATTGATTGTACTGGATTTGGAGATTCTATTGATCATACAAACTCCGTCAAACcaattattgatgaaatcgatTCGAGGTTTGACTCatatttggaaatggagaccaaaatcaatagaTCATCTTTAGCTATTAAAGATAATAGAATCCATGCTTTGTTGTATTTTATCGAACCAACTGGACATTGCTTGAAACCTTTAGATATTAATTTTATGAAACAAGTCCATGAAAAGGTCAATTTGATTCCAATCATTGCCAAATCGGATATTCTAACCGATTtggaagttgaagatttcaaacaaaagattgTTCAAgatcttcaaaatcaaaatatcaaattcttcagcCCAAAaatttatgaaaatgatgatcaAGAAACTAGATTGACtaataatgaaattatTTCCAAGATCCCGTATGCCATTGTTGGCTCGAACCAgttgatcaaattgaatGATGGTAGACTGGTTAGAGGTAGAAGTTATCCTTGGGGGATTGTTGAGGTTGACAATGAGTTACATTGtgattttgtaaaattgaGACAATTACTAATTAGAAATTCTATGGAAGAACTGAAAGAAATAACCAATAAGAAATTATATGAAAATTATAGACTTGAGAAATTATCTAAAATGGGTATTAAACAAGACGATTcagttttcaaagaattcGACCCAGTCttaaaacaagaagaagaaaagaggtTGCATGAGGCAAAATTGTTAAActtggaaaaacaaatgaagGAGATCTTCCAGCAAAAAGTTAGCAGGGAGGAGAAAAAGCTACAAGAAACTGAAGCTGATTTGTTCAGCAAACATAAAGAAATGAGAGACAAGTTGCtaaaacaaataaaaatgttagaagataaaaagaaagaattgGAGGCAAGTGCTAACTTTGTTGACCATTCTTCACAGCAGCATCAAATTCAGCAAcagattcaacaacaacaacaacaacaacaaccaacGAAAACTAAGAAAGGGTTCTTACGTGGCTAG
- a CDS encoding uncharacterized protein (PKUD0C00690; similar to Saccharomyces cerevisiae YLL022C (HIF1); ancestral locus Anc_4.37) → MSVSLETLLRLGAEAMAHKEYANAVELYSEACQVSNLDTSKDDPDLMFLYAKALFANGVATNDVFGSKAGEGSGVGAEEGARSGGTVEDGCGGENLEQEVEEESSGFQFNDSVAIEEEDEGEEEGDEDEKENEESKKLKEESKKLKEESKKLKEESKKLKEESNKGTKETVKEEASMDCRDAPTGDDETGEGGEEESSDEEVEGSNDEEVEGSNGQDQGKEVAQGGEEEVSDFEIAWDILELTRVLYEKRMEELNGRAEGDETVAEEKKKVQERLADVHLLMGDIGLETENFTQAVEDFGNAVKVIMETHGPKGGMYREAQFKLSLAYEFVGDEESIEGAVDAIEKVLQALDRESCVDIELRKDVEERMKELREMQAQRREEKAMLKQVLFGVTTSGHGGGDECNGRDGKRIAANDLTGLVKRKRKEKKNA, encoded by the coding sequence ATGTCGGTATCATTGGAGACGCTGTTGAGATTAGGAGCAGAAGCCATGGCTCATAAGGAGTATGCGAATGCGGTAGAGTTATATTCGGAGGCGTGTCAGGTGTCCAATTTGGACACGTCGAAGGACGATCCGGACTTGATGTTCTTGTATGCAAAGGCGCTCTTTGCGAATGGAGTTGCTACGAACGACGTGTTTGGCAGTAAGGCGGGGGAAGGTTCTGGAGTTGGAGCTGAAGAAGGGGCTCGGTCTGGAGGAACTGTTGAGGATGGGTGTGGCGGTGAGAATTTGGAGCAAGAAGTAGAGGAAGAATCTAGCGGGTTTCAATTTAACGATAGTGTTGCCATTGAGGAAGAGGATGAGGGAGAAGAAGAGGGGGACGAGGATGAAAAGGAGAATGAGGAAtcgaagaagttgaaagaggaatcgaagaagttgaaagaggaatcgaagaagttgaaagaggaatcgaagaagttgaaagagGAATCGAACAAGGGAACTAAGGAGACGGTAAAAGAGGAAGCGAGTATGGACTGTCGGGATGCTCCTACGGGTGACGACGAGACAGGAGAAGGtggtgaagaagagagttctgatgaagaagtggAAGGTTccaatgatgaagaagtggAAGGTTCCAATGGTCAAGATCAGGGTAAAGAAGTTGCCCAAGGGGGAGAGGAAGAGGTGTCTGATTTTGAGATTGCATGGGATATCCTTGAGCTTACACGGGTGTTGTACGAGAAACGGATGGAGGAGCTCAATGGGAGGGCCGAAGGCGATGAGACCGTAGctgaagagaagaagaaggtcCAAGAGAGACTAGCCGATGTGCATCTACTTATGGGAGACATTGGTCTCGAGACGGAGAACTTTACGCAAGcagttgaagattttggGAATGCGGTGAAGGTGATTATGGAGACGCATGGGCCCAAGGGAGGGATGTACCGGGAGGCACAGTTCAAGCTTTCTCTTGCTTACGAGTTTGTTGGTGATGAGGAATCGATTGAAGGGGCTGTTGATGCCATTGAGAAGGTTTTACAGGCATTAGATAGGGAGAGTTGTGTCGATATTGAGTTACGCAAGGACGTTGAGGAGCGGATGAAGGAGTTACGGGAGATGCAAGCACAGCGCCGGGAGGAGAAGGCCATGCTCAAGCAAGTACTGTTTGGTGTTACCACCAGCGGTCATGGAGGAGGCGATGAGTGTAATGGGAGAGATGGAAAGAGAATAGCAGCCAATGACTTGACTGGACTGGTGAAACGTAAGaggaaggagaagaagaacgCGTAA
- a CDS encoding uncharacterized protein (PKUD0C00755): MGLVATLDKYTLEKLARLVRHNDSKALQVHELIQSGELTEKQNSNKVLDILQYIYTHPSNENERYPGWLFGFLKQKSVFKKEKLQMFERYSAILKLHHIMMDFKDENNGILLRTYTEQWNTATMGYLSQRKFCKWSEHEGKALPKLVDFEFPEPPAENLQDIKKLVKLRQQYISALDLKKSPPDLQIVIAPNMFGEPPAPQRVFNKMIRRLEALQDYYKKNQPVSTVDMDELNKINLLEIDGYFREAYVDFLNAIFVIKNDSTIEKSAMIQRQVATSKRVESLYQKFYKDDNTPTN; this comes from the coding sequence ATGGGTCTAGTTGCAACACTTGATAAGTATACGCTGGAGAAGCTCGCCCGGTTAGTAAGGCATAACGATAGCAAAGCTTTACAAGTCCATGAATTGATTCAATCGGGAGAGCTCACTGAGAAGCAAAATTCTAACAaagttttggatattttaCAATACATATACACCCATCCCTCCAACGAAAACGAGAGATATCCGGGCTGgctttttggttttttaaAGCAGAAATCGGTGtttaaaaaggaaaagcttcaaatgtttgaaagatattCTGCTATATTAAAATTACACCATATAATGATGGACttcaaagatgaaaataatggGATTTTACTACGGACCTACACTGAGCAGTGGAACACAGCAACTATGGGATATCTTTCACAGAGGAAGTTCTGCAAGTGGTCAGAGCATGAGGGCAAAGCTTTACCAAAACTagttgattttgagttCCCCGAACCTCCGGCTGAAAATCTGCAAGATATCAAGAAGCTAGTGAAATTGAGGCAACAGTATATATCTGCTCTagacttgaaaaaatctcCTCCGGATTTGCAGATCGTAATTGCTCCTAACATGTTTGGCGAACCTCCAGCACCTCAGAGAGTTTTTAACAAAATGATTAGAAGATTAGAGGCACTTCAAGACTATTACAAAAAGAACCAACCAGTGTCAACAGTAGATATGGATGAactaaataaaataaacttgTTAGAAATCGACGGTTATTTTAGAGAGGCCtatgttgattttttgaaCGCTATATTTGTGATTAAAAACGATAGTACTATTGAGAAATCCGCCATGATACAAAGACAGGTTGCTACTTCGAAACGTGTTGAGTCTCTATATCAGAAGTTTTATAAAGACGACAATACCCCAACAAATTag